Below is a genomic region from Pleuronectes platessa chromosome 2, fPlePla1.1, whole genome shotgun sequence.
gcacacgcacacgtttTCTTTACTCTTTTGTAAGATATGATCATGTGGAATGCCTTGGTCTTAGTGTCATGTCGTTTGAACTTACGCTGAACAAAAGATGATAATCAAGCAACTGAGTAAAAGTTGTTACAaaagtatatacagtatatatagtatataaatatatacaaatctaTATACATAAAATAAAGCCATTGGGATTTGAAATATATCTGTGTCcatttgtgatctttttttaatgcacatacattcatattcatattttctttacaatttaatttattctaattcttctttttgttcAAAATATTGATGTTGGATCCAAACTGTATCTTGACCAAGTGGCAACGCACCGTGACATCACACATTTTCTCCGGCGCCATCTTTGTTTATCGTAACCAGACGTTACCATATTGGAAAGGGCAAGGGGAGGAGCCTGACTGTACGCCTGCCTACATCTGTGACCTGCAGCCATTGGATGGTTTTGGCTGTCAGTCAAACCAAAATGTTCAAAATGGACACCGTGCTGTAATCAAGAAAATctttactgacgttataaatcaagtgagaGGTAGTTTCCTCgtagacttctatagaaactgacttggtggagtcgccctctgctggtcattcaagAGAAAACCTTTTCTTGAGCAACATCGCCCTCTGCAGTCACAAGTGGTTATTAATTCTGTTCAGCTCTGAGCAGTATCCAGGTCAAGAATATCCAGTGTATTATgtactaatataataatatacttATATACTCAGGTCTCAGTATTTCATTCACTcaactttaaacacacaatTTACTTTCTGTCGCTGTAACAAACAAAGTAGATCTACAATGTTTCCTTGTCAATGTGAAATGATGAGAACAACTACAGATGTTTAACTTTGTGACCCTGATCCGGAAACCACAGGATCCAAGAGAGTTTTTTTTAGAAAGGGGGTttctttaaaaagcactattatatttaatttgctttgtttttcctcacaaATAAAACACCCGTTCACATTCCAGGTCTGAACTGAATATAATATGAATCTGATGCCTGAACAGAACATCCCCTCAGGGCGTCTTCATGCATCTGGAACAGGAAGGAGTTTATTCTGAAACATTATATTCAATAGATCTGAATAATcatttagatctgcaccaagCTGTGTTAaatctttcatcaagatctgaggAAAAGATCTGAGAGATCGATGGAAATGTAAAACATCCATTTTCTCaagattaaagaaagtgaaaaacaattcagagaacctcctgctgatTCAGAGCTGCACCAGAATGTGATGGGTTCTTCTCAGACACATATcgaatccttccaccaagttctgtgATAATCCATCTGCtagtttttgtgtatttctgctcacaaacaatcaaacaagcaaacagacgCTAGTGAAAACAGAACAACTCCTCAGTGGAGGTCCCAAGGAGACGTCAGATCTGAGGTctataataaatatatgatCTTTTCTCTCGTACTtgaagaaagaagaggatgTTTAAAGAAAATTACAATCTCTTTCATCATGAGTCAAAAATCTGGATTTTACCCACCAgtgataaaaagataaaaactaaaagtgaagACACATGAAAAGCTTTCGTCTGATCTCGAAGCTGCTTTCATTAAATCTCCCCGgtgcttttttcctcttttctctccagcGCATGACGACAGATTCCCTCAGAAATACAATAAATCCTCTGATTATGTTGCAAATATTGCATCAAATGTCTGAGACAACTTGTTACGTATCTTCTGGAAAAAACCACACACATCTCTCATctactgtaaatgtgtgttatttgtctctgtgtgatgctgctgctctctgacagTTTATCAGCCTCAGTGCTTTCAGGCTCCCTCTgactctgcagctcctgctaTGATGAAACAacacttcctcttcatcctcctcctcctcctcctcctcctcctcctcctcttcctcagctgctCTCAGCTGCTCAGTGCAACACTGTCCCCATGTGGACACAGGCTGCACGACATCAGATTTATAAATCAAAGCTGTGTATGGAAGGCTGCATTAGATATGTGCAATAATCACACTGTAAATATTATCtttacattgaatttttttattaatatagttccttgtgtttaaattgtattggttagTTATTTTTACCTTTACTAGGTCTCTATTCACTATAAAGGTTGACGttggaggtgagtgtgtgtgtgtgtgtgtgtgtgcgtgtgcgtgtgcgtgtgcttgtgcgtgtgtgtgtgtgtttgtgtatgtgcgtgtgtgtgtgtctgtgtaactcATTCGGCTATTACGATTAACTCTTGAGGAGCTGATCTGCTAAAGGTCAAAGTGAAGGTCAacaaaaatgtctaaaagataTCAGAGATGTTGGTTGAATTCTAAATGACTCATCATCACATGACGCTGCTTGTTCTTTATCCCTTTAATGCTGAGTCGTGATGAGAGTTGTATGATGTCATGTGATAAGTGAAGAAGTCAGAAAATGATATCATCTGTCAACATTCTGTACATGAAAGACAATGAAATGAGGAAAACTCCTCTCACGTGACATCTTTGATTAAACTGATGAGTTAAACTTTAtacacaaaccaacaacctcCTGCTGCCTCCCTCATATGTGAAGGGAACTCCTGAGAGAAAAATGTCGGGACACAAtttttctggatattttcctgagATTTATGAAAAACGCTTTAAGTGTCGATGATCATTTGCTTGTTGAAGGATTCCAAATGTGCACCTGCAGTTTGAGCACAGACCCTGAACTGTCCGATTGGCCCTTGTGCTTCCTGCTGTATAGAAATGTTTTCTCCATCTGATTGAGACGCATcccaatcaaatcaaatcaaatcttaTTTGTTCGGCCCACATTCACATCTGCCTCCAGGACTGAAACTGGGAGATggttccacagcagaggagcgtGAAGGCTCCGGCTCCTGCTGGACTTCTGGAGACTTCTGGAGACTCTAGGCCTGATTCTTAGAGCAGAGTGATATGAGCTCTTCAAGGTGCAATATCTCTAtctacatatacagtatatctctATATCTACATATGagcttcctctccttcctttcttctctctccatgAGAGGAATATCTTCACACCACTATCAGTTGATCCTTAATGGACTCGATCACTCCATCCCTCCGCCCACCAGCCTCTGACGTGTCCTACATTTCTCACTGATAGAAACTGGTCCAGGAAGGTGTTGTCAAGACCACTGCGTGTCTCCCGGTGACTGTGGCAGCACCGAGGCAACCCGCAGACTCCCGCTGGTTTGGGTTGattggtgtgggggggggggggggggggggggggttgtgatgTCAAGAAGCTGGAGGACAGCTCCAGGCAACAGGCATCTTAACTACAGGCAAAAGTTTCAACTTCTCCAAACCCTGACTCATCCCTGAGTCTGTGTCCTCAACATCAGTGAAACCATTCAGCTCCATTTCTCTAAACTGCTCTTTGTCCAGGACGCTCGGTTCCTCCCGAGAGGAACCGCTGCTGGATTAGAGTCGAGAACGATAACGAGGAGAAACGAGATAATCCCTCAATTGAATTTCCCTTCCTGAGTTTTTAAAAGCACCTGATTATGTAAAGAGCCTCTGAGAGAGCGTGAACCTCGCGGAGACGCACCGGGCTGTTTGAGGCTTTTGTACCAAACACAAATAACCTGAGAAACATTTGATATttcctctgcacagacacaaaactcACATGTCAGAGAGATGACGACACAGACGTCTGTTTCATTAGCAACTCAAAGGCCCCACTTTGAATCTGCTGTGACTCGTATAAGcccctgtgtgtgggtgtttgtgtgtgtgtgtgtgtgtgtgtgttcgtgtgtgtgtgtgtgtgtgtcaggtggcTTTATAAAAAGGTCCTGAGGTCGGACCTGAAGTCAGTTCAGACTCGTGAGTCGTGATCATTAGAGGAGCTGTTGTCAGCGACACACAGACGACGTGAGTATCTTCAATTTTCCTCATTAATCAAAGCTGAACGTTGAATGTTTgctctttattttattaatttatcattttatttaacatgttaTCTCCTGTTGAAATTGAATTATGTGAATGTGCTGCTTTATGTTCAAAGACCAATGAGGCTGGACTTATTTAGacgttttatttctttattaaatTCTTTAAACATTTTTGGTTGGTTGGACTAGCATtgattctttttaaatatacaagttaaggagaagaagaaaagatcaaacatcttaaagtttatttttacaatgttcaTGTTGCTGTTTAacaattccttttttttactgAGTCAGctcaaacaaattacaaatactctttctattctttctttaattttcttattttacacTAAtgcaacatgtttatttatatttcaagaTACAGATGTTAACGTGttggtttatttaaaatgtccacGAGCTGAGGCACAAAGCTTAAAGATGAATctgatgaaatgtttttattcaaagttatatttattttactattttcaTATGAATTCACGACAAATTTCACtgaacaaaagcaaagaaaaaccttGAATTCAAACTGGTCACAGCCTCGAGAGTGTGTAGATTTTAAGGGTTACAGTTTAAGATGGTTGTCAGCTCGTTGTGTGACATGTGGACGACGCTACTTGTTGTTTCTCCCTCTAATGTCGAGTCGTGATGTGGGTTTCTTGATGTTTTGCTGCAGAAGATGCTGATGTCCCACAGATCCGTGCAGTGGCTCGTGGTCACGCTGCTCGTCGTCTTCACAGCGGCACAGTGTGACCAGAGCGAGAGGTAAACCAGAGCTCCACATGGTCAATGTGCAGATGAACCATAGACAGATTATTAGAGATTAGACGGGAGAATAAACATAGAATACAAAAGAAGCAGTGAATGATTTGACAGAAATTGAGTTCAATATTCACAGTTTTGAGTCACGAGcagtgaaaaaggaaaagaatttCAAAAGAAACATCAAAGCAGGAAAATATTTGAAGTTCAAAAAATGAAGAACTCAACTGGAAGTAATCTTTTGAAAATACAAAGATCCagaatcacaaaaaaaatattcctttCCTGAAATTTGGCAGTAAGGTTGAAGTGTCCAGATTTGCACTGGACGGAAATCAGAGGATTTGTCGTCACCTCTGATTTctcaaaaaaactgaaatataaaaaactttGATGTTATCTGCAGAAAAATCATCCTGCACGAACGTGGATCTTTGATATTTgtctgatgattttttttacatagacAGTTTTCAATTTGCAATATAAATGTCATAAATTCAGTGTTTTAATCTCATTCTTGTATTTTTTGTCTCCCTCGTGTTTCTCATATTGATCATTGGATGTTGATTGAGTTGTGaactgatcctgatcctgactgatctctcctctgtctcctcgcAGCCGCCGAGCTGTGAGCGAACACCAGCTGATGCACGACCGTGGTCGAAACATCCAGAGTCTGAAGAGGCTCATCTGGCTGTCGAGCGCCATGGAGGGGCTCCACACCGCCCAGACCCGCTCCGCCGCCCTCCGCCCAGAGAAGGTCCTGAACCTGGACCTGAACCCGGAGCTGGTCCCTGACGCTCCGGGCCCCCAGCCCGCCCGGGTGCAGAGCCTCCTGAGGGACTTCTTCAACAACCCCTACCTGACCCAGCTGTCCGACACAGAGGCCTAACGCCGCTCTGTCCACAGACACATGAGAAATATCTATTGTCTCCATCATTTGAACAATGAAACACATAAAGCACAACAATACATTTGTCTTTAGTGCCAAGACACACGTTTGGCTGCAGATGCATCCACATGTTGCACGAATTTTAAGTTTCAGTTGAGAGAGTGTTTGAGTTAAAGCTGAATGAAAGTCCTCTGTTGatcagcagagacacacaaatgtcTCAATGTTCAGTCTCTGTCATATTTACATCAAGGACTTGGCGCTACAACCAAAAAAAATAAGACACGTCCTTAAGGACATGTCCTCAGAAGCAAACACAACAGGGACAACATTTAAAGTCTACACGTTTAAGAATGTGTGAACTTACCCAGACTTAAATCCGTTTGCTTTACCTCTTAATCGTTCTCAACCAAAGACAAAGTCAAACGTGTTTTTCCTGTTTGCAGATcaacctcctgcagcagcaaacTTTGACCTGCAAAAATTCAACAACtgcactgctgctgtttgtcgTCTCACTTTCAGATGATAACTgaaactgaaatacttgctaCAGCTGTTTCCTTTGTTTCCATATAGAGTATAAAAGATCTTCTTAGGAttgaacacacactgtacacggTGCCATCTGAACCTCCAGGCTGAATGAAACTGATGCTCTGTGAGGAGACGTGTGGCTGGACGACAAAGATTTGAGTGACTGTCATTTTATCTCGTGAACATTTCTATTAAACTCTGTGGCTGCACGGTTctggtctgtgtttgtgcatcaaATCTCTGCTTGATACCTGAAACTTGCTTGTTCACTAACCGAGAGTGAGTGAAATCTGCATCAATCGTTAATTCCATTGGTATAAGGCTGAACTTCATTgtctttaataaatacttgatttgGAGTTCATTAAATGtcagaatatatatttaaaagggCACCTGATCACCATGGGATCTTTTTTAATGAGGTATTCTCTGTAATTTTAAGTTTTcaaacttaaagggatagttcacgcaaaaatttaaattcactcctTACCAACTTAGCACTGTGCCAATGGAGGAGGTGGTAGGAGTCTCAGGGATAAACAgcgctgcagccaaatccaatacaattgaactAAATGGTGACCAATTCTTCAGACTTcaaacaatagaaaaaaaagcaCCCGACATTTAAATTAGACTCAAAACGACATTATTTACAACGTGTTTTGAGCCTGAATGTCCTCTGTGATCCTCCTCGTGGGACCAGGAACATGTAAAtagccttgagataatgtacgT
It encodes:
- the pth4 gene encoding parathyroid hormone 4, whose product is MLMSHRSVQWLVVTLLVVFTAAQCDQSESRRAVSEHQLMHDRGRNIQSLKRLIWLSSAMEGLHTAQTRSAALRPEKVLNLDLNPELVPDAPGPQPARVQSLLRDFFNNPYLTQLSDTEA